One Kitasatospora sp. NBC_01266 genomic window carries:
- a CDS encoding VOC family protein, protein MTIQRMDNVGIVVDDLDAAVAFFTELGMELEGRMPIEGSWAGDVVGLDDMRSEIAMMRIPDAPGRLELAKYHAPKAITPEPEIAPANTLGLHRVMFAVDDLEDTLARLRPHGAELVGEVARYEDSYLLCYLRGPSGIILALAEQLS, encoded by the coding sequence ATGACGATTCAGCGCATGGACAACGTCGGCATCGTCGTCGACGACCTCGACGCCGCCGTCGCTTTCTTCACCGAACTCGGCATGGAGCTGGAAGGCAGGATGCCGATCGAAGGAAGCTGGGCGGGAGACGTCGTCGGGCTCGACGACATGCGGAGCGAGATCGCGATGATGCGGATCCCGGATGCCCCGGGCCGGCTCGAACTGGCGAAGTACCACGCCCCGAAGGCGATCACCCCCGAGCCGGAGATCGCCCCGGCGAACACGCTGGGCCTGCACCGCGTCATGTTCGCGGTCGACGACCTCGAGGACACCCTCGCCCGCCTCCGCCCGCACGGTGCCGAACTCGTCGGCGAAGTGGCGCGCTACGAGGACAGCTACCTGCTCTGCTACCTGCGCGGGCCGAGCGGAATCATCCTCGCGCTGGCCGAGCAGCTGAGCTGA
- a CDS encoding AAA family ATPase, whose product MITVLVNGLPGAGKTTLARALAAELGLPLFSKDSVKETLADNLAPLRPAGCSDLEWSKILGTASGETLWTLLADARGAAVLETPWLAPLRPIVQAGLRRAGVTEVQEVWCEVPLELARRRFTARMTERHPVHPERDGRWDGRWEDWSRDARPLAFGRVHRVDTSAPVDVAALAAALRAVQGLPAA is encoded by the coding sequence ATGATCACCGTACTGGTCAACGGCCTGCCCGGCGCCGGAAAGACCACCCTGGCCCGCGCGCTGGCCGCCGAGTTGGGGCTGCCGCTGTTCAGCAAGGACTCCGTCAAGGAGACCCTGGCGGACAACCTGGCCCCCCTGCGCCCGGCCGGCTGCTCGGACCTGGAGTGGAGCAAGATCCTCGGAACGGCCTCCGGCGAGACCCTCTGGACACTGCTCGCCGACGCCCGGGGCGCGGCGGTGCTGGAGACCCCGTGGCTGGCCCCGCTGCGCCCGATCGTCCAGGCGGGGCTGCGGCGGGCCGGTGTGACGGAGGTTCAGGAAGTCTGGTGCGAGGTCCCGTTGGAGCTCGCCCGCCGCCGCTTCACCGCCCGGATGACCGAGCGGCACCCGGTCCACCCCGAGCGGGACGGCCGCTGGGACGGCCGCTGGGAGGACTGGTCCCGCGACGCCCGACCCCTCGCGTTCGGCCGGGTGCACCGGGTGGACACCAGCGCACCGGTCGACGTCGCGGCCCTGGCCGCCGCCCTGCGGGCCGTCCAGGGTCTGCCCGCCGCCTGA
- a CDS encoding TetR/AcrR family transcriptional regulator: protein MPSSKPTPQPTPKPESQPAQQPTPQPGAEPPELIWLRPERAGRGPRPAHSRASIARAAMELADADGLEAVTMRRIAGELGAGTMSLYNYVPKKEQLLDLMLDAVCGEYQLPDHPSGDWRADLRLLARQQLAILRRHPWAVTIVRTRASFGPNSLRVTEFFLGALADADLSGGQKMEALAMLNGFICQFVDWERATVAAGQDVQQWQRDLVSYLTGVVTSGDYPNIAAALASGNAPMDPQASFERFLDKLLTVLVER from the coding sequence GTGCCGTCCAGCAAGCCCACCCCCCAGCCCACCCCCAAGCCGGAATCACAGCCCGCCCAACAGCCCACCCCGCAGCCCGGAGCCGAGCCGCCGGAGCTCATCTGGCTGCGCCCCGAGCGCGCCGGACGCGGGCCGCGCCCCGCGCACAGCCGGGCCTCGATCGCCCGCGCGGCGATGGAACTCGCCGACGCCGACGGGCTGGAGGCGGTGACGATGCGTCGGATCGCCGGGGAGCTGGGCGCCGGCACCATGTCGCTCTACAACTACGTGCCGAAGAAGGAGCAACTGCTCGACCTGATGCTCGACGCGGTCTGCGGCGAGTACCAGCTGCCCGATCACCCGTCCGGCGACTGGCGCGCCGACCTGCGGCTGCTGGCCCGCCAGCAGCTGGCCATCCTGCGCCGGCATCCCTGGGCGGTCACCATCGTCCGGACCCGAGCCTCGTTCGGCCCGAACAGCCTGCGGGTCACCGAGTTCTTCCTCGGCGCGCTGGCCGACGCCGACCTGAGCGGCGGGCAGAAGATGGAGGCGCTGGCGATGCTGAACGGCTTCATCTGCCAGTTCGTCGACTGGGAACGCGCCACCGTCGCGGCCGGCCAGGACGTCCAGCAGTGGCAGCGCGACCTGGTCAGCTACCTGACCGGCGTGGTGACGAGCGGCGACTACCCGAACATCGCCGCCGCCCTGGCCTCCGGCAACGCGCCGATGGACCCGCAGGCGTCGTTCGAGCGCTTCCTGGACAAGCTGCTGACCGTACTGGTGGAACGCTAG
- a CDS encoding ATP-binding cassette domain-containing protein translates to MSREHLAVRAQGLTKRYGKTHALAGLDLAVPAGTVYGLLGPNGAGKTTAVRILATLASPDQGSATVAGFDVVAEPEQVRRSIGLAGQHAAVDEGITGRENLQLVGRFHHLGAREARRRSADLLERFGLAAVADRLVRTYSGGQRRRLDLIACLVTSPPVLFLDEPTTGLDPRSRGEIWDAVRELTGTGTTVLLTTQYLDEADRLADQVLVIGQGRAIADGPPDRLKASIGARVEVAVGSAGELPAAARVLAALTGGEPHADADRLLLSVVSRPGREVSLPGLVRALDEDGVAARDVALRTPTLDDVFLALTGEAGAGDGSGADAGTGAGAVAEVAA, encoded by the coding sequence ATGTCCCGAGAACACCTCGCCGTCCGCGCCCAGGGTCTGACCAAGCGCTACGGCAAGACCCATGCGCTGGCCGGGCTCGACCTGGCGGTCCCCGCCGGCACCGTCTACGGCCTGCTCGGACCGAACGGCGCGGGCAAGACCACCGCCGTGCGGATCCTCGCCACGCTCGCCTCGCCAGACCAGGGCAGCGCCACCGTGGCCGGGTTCGACGTGGTGGCCGAGCCCGAGCAGGTGCGCCGCAGCATCGGGCTGGCCGGGCAGCACGCCGCCGTCGACGAGGGGATCACCGGGCGGGAGAACCTGCAGCTGGTCGGCCGCTTCCACCACCTCGGTGCCCGGGAGGCCCGCCGCCGTAGCGCCGACCTGCTGGAGCGGTTCGGGCTCGCGGCGGTGGCCGACCGCCTGGTGCGCACCTACTCGGGTGGGCAGCGCCGCCGACTCGACCTGATCGCCTGCCTGGTCACCAGCCCGCCGGTGCTCTTCCTGGACGAGCCGACCACCGGCCTCGACCCGCGCAGTCGCGGCGAGATCTGGGACGCGGTACGGGAGTTGACCGGCACCGGCACCACCGTGCTGCTCACCACCCAGTACCTGGACGAGGCGGACCGGCTGGCCGACCAGGTCCTGGTGATCGGCCAGGGCCGGGCGATCGCCGACGGTCCACCTGACCGGCTCAAGGCCTCGATCGGCGCCCGGGTGGAGGTGGCTGTCGGCAGTGCCGGTGAACTGCCCGCCGCCGCACGGGTGCTGGCCGCGCTGACCGGGGGTGAGCCGCACGCCGACGCCGACCGGTTGCTGCTCTCGGTGGTCTCCCGTCCCGGGCGGGAGGTCTCGTTGCCAGGCCTGGTACGGGCGTTGGACGAGGACGGGGTGGCCGCGCGGGACGTGGCGCTGCGCACGCCGACGTTGGACGACGTCTTCCTGGCGCTGACCGGAGAGGCTGGTGCTGGTGATGGTTCTGGCGCGGACGCCGGTACCGGTGCGGGTGCCGTGGCGGAGGTGGCGGCCTGA
- a CDS encoding ABC transporter permease, producing the protein MSVTTPDTVRLPAFGSPRRSLTDPLADALTSARRVLLHYRHSPGLVAASLAVPVVMVVVFGYVFGSAMQVPGGNYRAFLMPGLFAMVSVNGVMPTMVGAARDLDRGAADRIRSMPVSRFGVLLGTALADLLVSTVVLALLAVVGLVVGWQAHHGLGDALAGFGLLLLFRFVMTWLGTCLGLAAGREEVAGQLAILTFPISMVTNTFVPTGGMPGWLRAIAEWNPISSVVASARELFGNPVSGGAGWPLHHPVTATLLWSVVLLLICGPLAVRSYQRHGR; encoded by the coding sequence ATGTCTGTCACGACTCCTGACACCGTCCGGCTCCCGGCGTTCGGCAGCCCGCGTCGCAGCCTCACCGATCCGCTCGCCGACGCGCTCACCTCGGCCCGACGGGTCCTGCTGCACTACCGCCACTCGCCCGGCCTGGTGGCCGCCTCACTGGCGGTGCCGGTGGTGATGGTGGTGGTCTTCGGCTACGTCTTCGGCAGCGCGATGCAGGTGCCCGGCGGCAACTACCGCGCGTTCCTGATGCCGGGCCTGTTCGCGATGGTCAGCGTCAACGGGGTGATGCCGACCATGGTCGGCGCGGCCCGGGACCTGGACCGCGGCGCCGCCGACCGGATCCGCTCGATGCCGGTCTCGCGCTTCGGCGTGCTGCTCGGCACCGCGCTGGCCGACCTGCTGGTCAGCACCGTGGTGCTGGCGCTGCTCGCGGTGGTCGGGCTGGTGGTGGGCTGGCAGGCCCACCACGGCTTGGGCGACGCGCTGGCCGGCTTCGGACTGCTGCTGCTCTTCCGCTTCGTGATGACCTGGCTCGGCACCTGCCTGGGCCTGGCCGCCGGGCGGGAGGAGGTGGCCGGGCAACTGGCCATCCTGACCTTCCCGATCAGCATGGTGACCAACACCTTCGTCCCGACCGGCGGCATGCCGGGCTGGCTGCGGGCGATCGCCGAGTGGAACCCGATCAGCTCGGTGGTCGCCTCGGCCCGGGAGCTGTTCGGCAACCCCGTGAGCGGCGGCGCGGGTTGGCCGCTGCACCACCCGGTGACGGCGACCCTGCTCTGGTCGGTGGTGCTGCTGCTGATCTGCGGGCCGCTCGCGGTGCGCAGCTACCAGCGGCACGGCCGGTGA
- a CDS encoding aldo/keto reductase, translating to MEYTYLGRTGLRVSRLCLGTMNFGPFTEEADAHQIMDVAHEQGINFFDTANTYGRQVHLGRTEEIIGDWFAKGGGRREKTVLATKLYGDMGDWPNEGKLSALNIRRAVEASLKRLGTDHIDLYQMHHIDRATPWEEIWQAMEVLVAQGKIIYVGSSNFAGWHIARAQEAAKARNFLGLVSEQSYYNLLERTVELEVLPAAESYGLGVLPWSPLHGGLLGGVLRNEREGVRRGGERVVEALAAKREQIQAYEDFAAELGHEPGDIALAWLLTRPAVTAPIVGPRTLDQLQAAVRAVDVTLDQKSLERLDEIFPGHRPAPEAYAW from the coding sequence ATGGAGTACACCTACCTCGGCCGTACCGGCCTGCGCGTCTCTCGTCTCTGCCTGGGCACCATGAACTTCGGTCCGTTCACCGAGGAGGCCGACGCCCACCAGATCATGGACGTCGCGCACGAGCAGGGCATCAACTTCTTCGACACCGCCAACACCTACGGGCGGCAGGTGCACCTCGGGCGCACCGAGGAGATCATCGGCGACTGGTTCGCCAAGGGTGGCGGGCGCCGCGAGAAGACGGTGCTCGCCACCAAGCTCTACGGGGACATGGGGGATTGGCCCAACGAGGGCAAGCTCTCCGCGCTCAACATCCGCCGGGCGGTGGAGGCCAGCCTGAAGCGGCTGGGCACCGACCACATCGACCTCTACCAGATGCACCACATCGACCGGGCCACTCCCTGGGAGGAGATCTGGCAGGCGATGGAGGTGCTGGTCGCCCAGGGCAAGATCATCTATGTCGGCTCCAGCAACTTCGCCGGCTGGCACATCGCCCGCGCCCAGGAAGCCGCCAAGGCCCGCAACTTCCTCGGCCTGGTCAGCGAGCAGTCCTACTACAACCTGCTGGAGCGCACCGTCGAGCTGGAGGTGCTGCCCGCCGCCGAGTCGTACGGCCTGGGCGTGCTCCCCTGGTCGCCGCTGCACGGTGGCCTGCTCGGCGGCGTGCTGCGCAACGAGCGGGAGGGCGTGCGGCGGGGCGGTGAGCGGGTGGTGGAGGCGCTGGCCGCCAAGCGCGAGCAGATCCAGGCGTACGAGGACTTCGCCGCCGAACTCGGCCATGAGCCCGGCGACATCGCGCTTGCCTGGCTGCTCACCCGGCCGGCCGTGACCGCCCCGATCGTCGGGCCGCGCACCCTCGACCAACTGCAGGCGGCGGTGCGGGCCGTGGATGTGACGCTCGATCAGAAGTCGCTGGAGCGACTGGACGAGATCTTCCCGGGCCACCGGCCCGCACCGGAGGCGTACGCCTGGTGA
- a CDS encoding SDR family NAD(P)-dependent oxidoreductase: MSPSSSPTTIMITGATDGLGRALALRLAAPDTLLILHGRSAERATEVQQQVRAAGGAAEIRLADLADLRQVDRLADSVLADFDRLDVLVNNAGVGTGGPKDVRRESADGLELHFAVNYLAGYLLTERLLPRLLETPGASARIVNVASAGQQPIDFADPQITKEYSGTAAYCRSKLAQIISTFDLADRLAVDNRPVTVNALHPASYMATTMVRESGVEPWSTVEEGVEATLRLVTGAAGANSGRYYSGRRPARSDAQAYDANARLQLRALSDELIANAVGRAN; the protein is encoded by the coding sequence ATGTCACCCTCGTCGTCCCCGACCACCATCATGATCACCGGCGCCACCGACGGCCTGGGCCGCGCCCTCGCCCTGCGGCTGGCCGCGCCGGATACCCTGCTGATCCTGCACGGGCGTTCGGCCGAACGCGCCACCGAAGTCCAGCAGCAGGTCCGGGCGGCCGGCGGGGCCGCCGAGATCCGGCTGGCCGATCTGGCCGACCTGCGCCAGGTGGACCGGCTCGCGGACAGCGTGCTGGCCGACTTCGACCGACTCGACGTGCTGGTCAACAACGCCGGCGTGGGCACCGGCGGGCCGAAGGATGTCCGCCGGGAGTCCGCCGACGGCCTCGAACTGCACTTCGCCGTGAACTACCTGGCCGGCTACCTGTTGACCGAGCGACTGCTCCCCCGCCTCCTCGAGACGCCCGGCGCGTCGGCCCGGATCGTCAACGTGGCCTCGGCCGGTCAGCAGCCGATCGACTTCGCCGACCCGCAGATCACCAAGGAGTACAGCGGGACGGCGGCCTACTGCCGCAGCAAGCTCGCCCAGATCATCTCCACCTTCGACCTGGCCGACCGGCTCGCGGTCGACAACCGGCCGGTCACCGTGAACGCCCTGCACCCGGCGAGCTACATGGCCACCACCATGGTCCGGGAGTCCGGGGTGGAGCCCTGGAGCACGGTGGAGGAGGGCGTCGAGGCGACGCTCCGCCTGGTCACCGGAGCCGCCGGCGCCAACAGCGGCCGCTACTACAGCGGCCGCCGGCCGGCCCGGTCCGACGCCCAGGCCTACGACGCCAACGCTCGCCTCCAACTGCGGGCCCTGTCCGATGAGTTGATCGCAAACGCGGTCGGCCGCGCGAACTGA
- a CDS encoding class I SAM-dependent methyltransferase produces MTGAAGAAGPGSGVPRLVGACQEQDAPEERDAYQDPRLASVYQRGNEMPATSLRAWAELIAGYASGGRAVLEVGAGTGMFCAALAEVLPDAEVTGVEPSAPMLAEAQRHNAHPRVRYLAGSAQALPMPDAGVDLVLLSRVVHHLPDRPAAARELARALRPGGRLVIRTTVRERLDAPVYRYWPRLLETDAERFPSERQIVEDFTSAADFAVHRVHSFSRPTALDLREWRERIAGRAQSKFLALTEAEFAAGLARLDAELARGSGGGGGGVADCGGGVADGGAVPRGAVAPVEERYDVIVLERTPVGA; encoded by the coding sequence ATGACGGGGGCGGCAGGGGCGGCAGGGCCGGGCAGCGGGGTGCCGCGGCTGGTGGGCGCGTGCCAGGAGCAGGACGCACCCGAGGAGCGCGACGCCTACCAGGACCCGCGGCTGGCCTCGGTCTACCAGCGCGGCAACGAGATGCCGGCCACTTCGCTGCGGGCCTGGGCGGAGCTGATCGCCGGCTACGCGTCAGGTGGCCGTGCCGTTTTGGAGGTCGGGGCCGGTACCGGGATGTTCTGCGCCGCGCTGGCCGAGGTTCTGCCGGATGCCGAGGTGACCGGAGTGGAGCCGTCCGCGCCGATGCTGGCCGAGGCGCAGCGGCACAACGCTCACCCGCGGGTGCGCTACCTGGCCGGTTCGGCGCAGGCGCTGCCGATGCCGGACGCCGGCGTCGACCTGGTGCTGCTCTCCCGGGTGGTCCACCACCTGCCGGACCGCCCGGCCGCCGCCCGCGAACTGGCCCGGGCGCTGCGGCCGGGCGGGCGGCTGGTGATCCGCACCACTGTGCGGGAGCGGCTGGACGCGCCGGTGTACCGCTACTGGCCCCGGCTGCTGGAGACCGACGCCGAGCGCTTTCCGAGCGAGCGTCAGATCGTCGAGGACTTCACGTCGGCCGCCGACTTCGCCGTGCACCGGGTGCACTCCTTCAGCCGGCCGACGGCGCTCGACCTGCGGGAGTGGCGGGAGCGGATCGCCGGGCGGGCGCAGTCGAAGTTCCTCGCGCTGACCGAGGCGGAGTTCGCGGCGGGCCTGGCGCGACTGGACGCGGAGCTCGCGCGGGGCAGTGGCGGTGGTGGCGGTGGGGTGGCTGACTGCGGTGGTGGTGTGGCTGACGGCGGTGCTGTGCCCCGGGGAGCGGTGGCGCCGGTCGAGGAGCGGTACGACGTGATCGTCCTGGAGCGCACCCCGGTCGGGGCCTGA
- a CDS encoding SCO6745 family protein → MSDPVHPARALWWLFEPVYAVTFLQPESRAAFEAAGLDGGWRGYFAGRSAPLGAVDAPPVIAAFFSFSPAMVERALPDVWTHASPEQALAARTEGSAAALVRLLEPVKPEQVESAATALEEAAARLDCAGRVLAAANAALPRPADVYGRLWQAATVLREHRGDGHVAALVAAGLDGCEAPVLHCALDASREVLQPLRGWTDEEWEAAAARLVERGWLTAEGAVTELGRIRHRSVEAATDLAAGRVWEGLPHDELDRLTAALKPIAALCRTQMPINPLAMPPVHQ, encoded by the coding sequence ATGTCCGATCCCGTCCACCCCGCCCGCGCGTTGTGGTGGCTCTTCGAGCCGGTGTACGCCGTCACCTTCCTCCAGCCCGAGAGCCGGGCGGCCTTCGAGGCGGCCGGGCTGGACGGCGGCTGGCGCGGCTACTTCGCCGGCCGCTCGGCTCCGCTGGGCGCCGTGGACGCGCCGCCGGTGATCGCCGCGTTCTTCAGCTTCTCCCCGGCGATGGTCGAGCGCGCCCTGCCGGACGTGTGGACGCACGCGAGCCCCGAACAGGCGCTGGCCGCCCGGACCGAGGGCTCGGCGGCGGCGCTGGTCCGACTGCTGGAGCCGGTGAAGCCCGAGCAGGTCGAGTCGGCGGCGACCGCGCTGGAGGAGGCGGCGGCCCGGTTGGACTGTGCCGGCCGGGTGCTGGCCGCCGCCAACGCCGCGCTCCCCCGGCCCGCGGACGTGTACGGGCGGCTGTGGCAGGCCGCGACCGTACTGCGCGAGCACCGCGGGGACGGCCATGTGGCCGCGCTGGTCGCGGCCGGGTTGGACGGCTGCGAGGCGCCGGTGCTCCACTGCGCGCTGGACGCCAGCCGCGAGGTGCTCCAGCCGCTGCGCGGGTGGACGGACGAGGAGTGGGAGGCCGCCGCGGCGCGGCTGGTCGAGCGGGGCTGGCTGACGGCGGAGGGGGCGGTCACCGAGCTCGGCCGGATCCGGCACCGGTCCGTCGAGGCCGCCACCGACCTGGCCGCCGGCCGCGTGTGGGAAGGCCTGCCGCACGACGAACTCGACCGCCTGACTGCCGCCTTGAAGCCGATCGCGGCGCTCTGTCGCACACAGATGCCGATCAATCCACTCGCGATGCCGCCGGTGCATCAGTAA
- the rpe gene encoding ribulose-phosphate 3-epimerase: MAQISPSDLSDSTLDRRSQINPSILSADFARLAQEAEAVRGADWLHVDVMDNHFVPNLTLGVPVVESLARATSTPLDCHLMIEQPDRWAPQYVEAGAGSVTFHVEAAAAPVRLAREIRAKGARASMALKPATPIEPYEDLLPELDMLLIMTVEPGFGGQAFLDIMLPKIRRTRELISKHGLELWLQVDGGVSATTIERCAEAGADVFVAGSAVYGAADPAEAVRALRAQAEAATAGAGWACAH; this comes from the coding sequence ATGGCCCAGATCAGCCCGTCGGATCTCAGCGATTCCACACTGGACCGACGAAGCCAGATCAACCCCAGCATCCTGTCCGCGGATTTCGCCCGCCTGGCCCAGGAGGCCGAGGCGGTGCGCGGTGCCGACTGGCTGCACGTCGATGTGATGGACAACCACTTCGTGCCCAACCTCACGCTCGGCGTTCCGGTGGTGGAGTCGCTCGCCCGCGCGACCAGCACGCCGCTGGACTGCCACCTGATGATCGAGCAGCCCGACCGCTGGGCCCCGCAGTACGTGGAGGCCGGGGCCGGCTCGGTGACCTTCCACGTCGAGGCCGCCGCCGCGCCGGTCCGGCTCGCCCGGGAGATCCGGGCCAAGGGCGCCCGCGCCTCGATGGCGCTCAAGCCCGCCACTCCGATCGAGCCCTACGAGGACCTGCTGCCCGAGCTGGACATGCTGCTGATCATGACCGTCGAGCCCGGCTTCGGCGGCCAGGCCTTCCTGGACATCATGCTGCCCAAGATCCGCCGTACCCGGGAGCTGATCTCCAAGCACGGCCTCGAGCTCTGGCTCCAGGTGGACGGCGGCGTCTCCGCCACCACCATCGAGCGCTGCGCCGAGGCCGGCGCGGACGTCTTCGTCGCCGGCTCGGCCGTCTACGGGGCCGCCGACCCGGCCGAGGCGGTCCGCGCGCTGCGGGCGCAGGCCGAGGCGGCCACGGCGGGCGCGGGGTGGGCGTGCGCGCACTGA
- a CDS encoding pirin family protein, with protein sequence MSNLDLKPAATLCGGDASAGPVRDLLAGRNVRLGESTEVRRLLPNLGRRMVGAWCFVDHYGPDDIADEPGMQVPPHPHMGLQTVSWLHEGEVLHRDSLGSLQTVRPRELGLMTAGHAISHSEESPREHARLLHGAQLWVALPDSHRHTAPTFEHHAQLPEITAPGLHGTVILGSVDGATSPGATYTPLAGVDLTLSEGSSSRLPLEPHFEYAALAISGSVDVDGVRLEPGAILYLGCGRRELPLLARTDSSLLLLGGEPFEERILMWWNFIGRSSEEIVQARSDWMEGTRFGEVHGYDGERLAAPTLPPVPLKPRGRAR encoded by the coding sequence ATGAGCAACCTTGATCTCAAGCCCGCCGCCACCCTGTGCGGTGGCGACGCGAGCGCCGGCCCCGTCCGCGACCTGCTGGCGGGGCGGAACGTGCGGCTCGGTGAGAGCACCGAGGTCCGCCGGCTGCTGCCGAACCTCGGCCGGAGGATGGTCGGCGCCTGGTGCTTCGTCGACCACTACGGCCCCGACGACATCGCCGACGAGCCCGGCATGCAGGTCCCGCCGCACCCCCACATGGGCTTGCAGACCGTCAGCTGGCTGCACGAGGGCGAGGTGCTGCACCGCGACAGCCTGGGCAGTCTGCAGACCGTGCGGCCACGGGAGTTGGGCCTGATGACCGCGGGCCACGCCATCTCCCACTCCGAGGAGTCCCCGCGCGAGCACGCCCGCCTGCTGCACGGCGCCCAGCTCTGGGTGGCCCTGCCCGACTCCCACCGGCACACCGCCCCCACCTTCGAACACCACGCCCAACTCCCCGAGATCACCGCACCCGGCCTGCACGGCACCGTGATCCTCGGCTCGGTCGACGGCGCCACCTCGCCCGGCGCCACCTACACCCCCCTGGCCGGCGTCGACCTGACCCTCAGCGAGGGCAGCTCCTCCCGCCTCCCGCTGGAACCGCACTTCGAGTACGCCGCCCTGGCGATAAGCGGCAGCGTCGACGTGGACGGCGTCCGCCTGGAGCCCGGCGCGATCCTCTACCTCGGCTGCGGCCGCCGCGAGTTGCCCCTGCTGGCCCGCACCGACAGCTCGCTGCTGCTGCTGGGCGGGGAGCCGTTCGAGGAGCGGATCCTGATGTGGTGGAACTTCATCGGCCGATCCAGTGAGGAGATCGTACAGGCGCGGTCGGACTGGATGGAAGGCACGAGGTTTGGCGAGGTGCACGGTTATGACGGGGAGCGGCTGGCCGCGCCGACGCTGCCGCCGGTGCCCCTCAAGCCCCGGGGAAGGGCCCGCTGA
- a CDS encoding (R)-mandelonitrile lyase: MELVKKQPTTKAPSDWFAGDVWFDVIYAGQEPSRMRANQVRFSPAARTNWHSHAVGQTLHVTSGIALIGTRDGTILEAHPGQTVTCPPGEEHWHGATPELFMEHIALWEGTGDSAPETTWLEPVTEEQYNGPRASAH; the protein is encoded by the coding sequence ATGGAACTCGTCAAGAAGCAGCCCACCACCAAGGCCCCGTCCGACTGGTTCGCCGGCGACGTGTGGTTCGACGTGATCTACGCAGGCCAGGAGCCCTCGCGGATGCGCGCCAACCAGGTCCGCTTCTCCCCAGCCGCGCGCACCAACTGGCACTCCCACGCCGTGGGCCAGACCCTGCACGTCACCTCGGGCATCGCCCTGATCGGCACCCGCGACGGCACCATCCTGGAAGCCCACCCCGGCCAGACCGTCACCTGCCCGCCCGGCGAGGAGCACTGGCACGGCGCCACCCCGGAACTCTTCATGGAGCACATCGCCCTGTGGGAGGGCACCGGCGACAGCGCCCCCGAGACCACCTGGCTGGAGCCGGTCACCGAAGAGCAGTACAACGGCCCGCGCGCCAGCGCCCACTGA
- a CDS encoding SDR family NAD(P)-dependent oxidoreductase — translation MSKVFLITGAGRGLGADIARQALAAGHPVVATGRRPEHVLHALGGEQDNLLATALDITDPAAAQRAVQAATDRFGRIDVLVNNAANFYAGYFEEISDAQMRAQIETNLFGPMNTTRAVLPVMRAQREGHIITISSLAGLIGLEFCVAYAAAKFGVEGFMESLAYDVEPFNIRTTIVEPGFFRTDLLVDSSTTWADLSIDDYAERTAATKKQWQSMNGQQPGDPAKLAAALLTIAGQDKPPARFVAGADAIDAVAAKAKDLLTQAHASRALGGDLAHDDARA, via the coding sequence ATGAGCAAGGTCTTCCTGATCACCGGTGCCGGGCGCGGCCTGGGCGCGGACATCGCCCGCCAGGCCCTCGCTGCGGGCCACCCGGTCGTGGCCACCGGCCGCCGACCCGAGCACGTTCTTCACGCACTCGGCGGGGAACAGGACAACCTCCTGGCCACCGCCCTGGACATCACCGACCCCGCTGCCGCGCAGCGCGCCGTCCAGGCCGCCACGGACCGCTTCGGCCGCATCGACGTTCTGGTCAACAACGCCGCCAACTTCTACGCCGGCTACTTCGAGGAGATCTCGGACGCGCAGATGCGCGCCCAGATCGAGACGAACCTGTTCGGGCCGATGAACACCACCCGCGCTGTGCTGCCCGTCATGCGTGCCCAGCGCGAGGGGCACATCATCACGATCTCCTCCCTCGCCGGCCTGATCGGGCTGGAGTTCTGCGTCGCCTACGCCGCCGCGAAGTTCGGCGTCGAGGGCTTCATGGAGTCCCTGGCCTACGACGTCGAGCCGTTCAACATCCGCACCACCATCGTCGAGCCCGGCTTCTTCCGCACCGACCTGCTGGTCGACTCCTCCACCACCTGGGCGGACCTGTCGATCGACGACTACGCCGAACGGACCGCCGCCACGAAGAAGCAGTGGCAGTCGATGAACGGCCAGCAGCCCGGCGACCCCGCCAAGCTCGCCGCCGCCCTGCTGACGATCGCCGGCCAGGACAAGCCCCCGGCGCGCTTCGTCGCCGGAGCCGACGCGATCGACGCCGTCGCCGCCAAGGCCAAGGACCTGCTCACGCAGGCCCACGCCTCGCGCGCGCTCGGCGGAGACCTGGCCCACGACGACGCCAGGGCCTGA
- a CDS encoding carboxymuconolactone decarboxylase family protein, with amino-acid sequence MAKQSAPQELAAIAPKLVEVTNEILFGDVWERPQLSPRDRSLVTVSVLAALYHAEQLGYHLGVALDNGLSVEELSEAITHLAFYAGWPNAMTAINQLRKIADERDAS; translated from the coding sequence ATGGCGAAGCAGTCCGCCCCGCAGGAGCTGGCCGCCATCGCGCCCAAGCTCGTGGAGGTCACCAACGAGATCCTGTTCGGTGACGTGTGGGAGCGGCCGCAGCTGTCGCCGCGTGACCGCAGCCTGGTCACGGTGAGCGTGCTGGCCGCCCTCTACCACGCCGAGCAGCTCGGCTACCACCTGGGCGTGGCGCTGGACAACGGCCTGAGCGTGGAGGAGCTGTCCGAGGCGATCACCCACCTGGCGTTCTACGCGGGCTGGCCCAACGCCATGACCGCGATCAACCAGCTCAGGAAGATCGCCGACGAGCGCGACGCCAGCTGA